The Brachyhypopomus gauderio isolate BG-103 chromosome 1, BGAUD_0.2, whole genome shotgun sequence genome includes a window with the following:
- the LOC143500681 gene encoding LOW QUALITY PROTEIN: caspase-3-like (The sequence of the model RefSeq protein was modified relative to this genomic sequence to represent the inferred CDS: deleted 2 bases in 1 codon) yields MAACRGTDLDAGIETDSPDGSLKIPVEADFLYAYSTAPGYYSWRNTMTGSWFVQALCEMFCTYGRELELMHIMTRVNHKVALDFESVSNLPGFKQIPYIVSTLTKEMYFSR; encoded by the exons ATGGCA gcctgCAGAGGTACAGACCTGGATGCAGGAATAGAGACTGACTCTCCAGACGGCTCCCTG AAGATTCCAGTGGAGGCCGACTTCCTGTATGCCTACTCTACagcaccag GTTACTACTCCTGGAGGAACACCATGACTGGCTCCTGGTTCGTCCAGGCTCTCTGTGAGATGTTCTGCACTTACGGCCGAGAGCTCGAGCTCATGCACATCATGACCCGGGTCAACCACAAGGTGGCGCTGGACTTCGAGTCCGTCTCCAACCTGCCGGGCTTCAAGCAGATCCCGTACATTGTGTCCACGCTCACCAAAGAGATGTACTTCAGCCGCTAG